One segment of Gemmatimonadota bacterium DNA contains the following:
- a CDS encoding efflux RND transporter permease subunit codes for MFKFLSPHNWTAFAFRRPVTVFMVLVSAILFGAVSFRLLPMELVPARDGIWMNVWVPYPNSTPEDNVHLIARPLEGELKTLRGLQRVESNSSTNGVNVNLVFEPGTDMKLAYVEVRDRVERVRPALPDEINRIWVRKFSSTDIPIMFLSLSWHGDRDALFQVVDEQLIPRIERIDGIAGIDAWGSRSRQVIIDLDEDLLKAYRVNVEQFIRAMDQANMDSPGGYVEDGGFRYIVRLSGAFETVEDIQSYPINERGLKLSDVARVEYRKPTSFRRFRLNGQDAVGMVISKESNANTVEVTAAVKETLSDLTRDPRWPGLSYFIFFEQSSWILNSLKALGTAGMWGGLFALGVLFFFLRRYRTTFIIAASIPASILVTFTVMYFVNTGYGILSLNLISLMGLMLGIGMLVDNAVVVLENIVRLRRMGLEPVQAAIQGAREVSVAVSAATLTTAIVFLPLLFIGGGNAQTEMREFGLVITISLISSLVMSLSFIPLLASRLLKEGRLPTVSLLEALEHRYAQVIGWVLNHRLDVALILGGFVILTFLVPMRSVTLDNSSSDPRRVWMYIEPGEFASLEYTDRFVTDLENQWMASADSLNIRAIRSDFRPGRITFEVFLHSGSDDSVWDSLRHNAKAPWVWGSLALCAVVLVLVRRKSNALQITAVLTALYIAILLILGTQGGVQSYRSSEEVARIIRDTIPEVPGLVVRWRWGEGGDEDPRVSIALHGENPRRLEQIAEDVNARLGQLPEITAITTDLDNEETQDEVQVTVDREISGKFGLTPRRVAEMTLSGIRGNELRRLKTEDREIRVWVQSKEEDRETVHQLRDQAVYLDDGTQLPLATMASFTQTPAFRTVFRRDSETILMVRANTTKEGIETIGGKISTSLADLSLPRGYSWRLGDRWERLEEDTAAMVTAILLALVAVLLLLGSLFESYIDPLIIILVSIPFAYFGCYWMLWATGTNMSVLAMIGIVILIGVVVNNAIVFIDHIKHLEREGRLKGRELIIQAGRDRLRPILMTAFTTMLGLLPMAIGTATLGDQPYYPMGRSVMGGLIFSTIGAMIALPLVYSAFEDLRNWWGGIVARIKRPV; via the coding sequence ATGTTCAAATTCCTATCCCCCCACAACTGGACCGCCTTCGCCTTCCGAAGGCCCGTCACCGTGTTCATGGTCCTGGTGAGCGCGATCCTCTTCGGGGCGGTCTCTTTCCGGTTGCTGCCGATGGAGCTCGTTCCGGCGAGAGACGGGATCTGGATGAACGTCTGGGTACCCTATCCAAATTCCACGCCGGAGGACAACGTCCACCTGATCGCCCGTCCGCTGGAAGGAGAACTGAAGACCCTGCGCGGACTGCAGCGCGTGGAATCCAATTCGAGTACCAACGGCGTGAACGTCAACCTTGTCTTCGAACCGGGCACTGACATGAAGCTGGCCTACGTGGAGGTCAGGGACCGCGTGGAACGGGTGCGCCCGGCGCTGCCGGACGAGATCAACCGGATCTGGGTGCGGAAGTTCTCCAGCACGGACATCCCCATCATGTTTCTCTCCCTGTCCTGGCACGGCGACCGCGACGCCCTGTTTCAGGTCGTCGACGAGCAGCTGATCCCCCGCATCGAGCGGATCGACGGCATCGCCGGCATCGACGCGTGGGGGTCCCGGTCCAGGCAGGTAATCATCGACCTGGACGAGGACCTGCTGAAGGCGTACAGGGTGAACGTGGAACAGTTCATCCGCGCCATGGACCAGGCCAACATGGACTCGCCCGGAGGCTACGTGGAAGACGGCGGGTTCCGCTATATCGTCCGGCTCTCCGGCGCCTTCGAAACCGTGGAGGACATCCAGTCCTACCCCATCAATGAAAGGGGCCTCAAGCTCAGCGACGTGGCCCGGGTGGAATACCGGAAACCCACGTCATTTCGCCGGTTCCGCCTGAACGGCCAGGACGCCGTGGGCATGGTGATCAGCAAGGAGTCGAACGCCAACACGGTGGAAGTCACGGCGGCCGTGAAGGAGACCCTGAGCGACCTGACCCGCGATCCGCGCTGGCCCGGCCTGTCCTACTTCATCTTCTTCGAGCAGTCTTCCTGGATCCTGAATTCGCTCAAAGCGCTCGGTACCGCCGGCATGTGGGGCGGCCTGTTCGCCCTGGGCGTGCTGTTTTTCTTCCTGCGGAGGTACCGGACGACCTTCATCATCGCCGCATCCATCCCCGCGTCCATCCTCGTGACCTTCACGGTCATGTATTTCGTGAATACCGGTTACGGCATCCTGTCGCTCAACCTCATTTCGCTCATGGGACTGATGCTCGGTATCGGCATGCTGGTGGACAACGCCGTAGTGGTGCTGGAGAACATTGTCCGGCTGCGGCGGATGGGCCTGGAGCCCGTGCAGGCGGCGATCCAGGGCGCCCGCGAAGTATCTGTGGCCGTCAGCGCCGCCACGTTGACGACGGCCATCGTGTTCCTGCCCCTGCTTTTCATCGGAGGCGGAAACGCGCAGACGGAGATGCGGGAGTTCGGTCTCGTCATCACCATCTCCCTGATCTCGTCCCTGGTGATGTCGCTCAGTTTCATACCGCTCCTGGCTTCCCGGCTGTTGAAGGAAGGACGCCTGCCCACGGTCAGCCTGCTGGAAGCGCTCGAACACCGGTACGCCCAGGTGATCGGATGGGTACTGAACCACCGGCTCGACGTGGCGCTCATCCTGGGGGGGTTCGTCATCCTGACCTTCCTGGTGCCCATGCGCAGCGTGACCCTGGATAATTCGTCCTCGGACCCGCGAAGGGTCTGGATGTATATCGAACCCGGCGAGTTCGCCAGCCTGGAATACACCGATCGATTCGTGACCGACCTGGAGAACCAGTGGATGGCTTCGGCCGATTCGCTGAACATCCGGGCTATTCGTTCCGATTTCCGGCCCGGGCGCATCACCTTTGAAGTGTTCCTCCATAGCGGTTCGGACGACTCGGTCTGGGACAGCCTCCGGCACAACGCAAAAGCGCCGTGGGTCTGGGGATCGCTCGCCCTGTGCGCGGTCGTACTCGTCCTGGTGCGCAGGAAGTCCAACGCGCTGCAGATTACCGCCGTGCTGACGGCACTGTACATCGCGATCCTGTTGATCCTCGGCACCCAGGGCGGCGTGCAGTCGTACCGTTCTTCGGAAGAGGTCGCCCGGATCATCAGGGACACCATCCCGGAGGTACCGGGACTCGTCGTGAGATGGCGATGGGGCGAGGGCGGCGACGAAGATCCGAGGGTGAGCATCGCCCTGCACGGAGAAAACCCGAGGCGGCTCGAACAGATCGCGGAGGACGTGAACGCGCGGCTGGGCCAATTGCCCGAGATCACGGCCATCACCACCGACCTGGACAACGAGGAAACGCAGGACGAGGTCCAGGTCACCGTGGACCGGGAGATCTCAGGCAAGTTCGGCCTTACGCCCCGGCGCGTCGCCGAAATGACCCTTTCGGGCATCCGAGGCAACGAACTGAGACGCCTGAAGACCGAAGACCGGGAGATCCGGGTATGGGTACAGTCCAAGGAGGAAGACCGCGAGACCGTTCACCAGCTCCGGGACCAGGCGGTCTACCTGGACGACGGGACCCAGCTCCCACTTGCCACCATGGCCAGTTTCACCCAGACGCCGGCCTTCAGGACCGTATTCCGCAGGGACAGCGAGACCATCCTGATGGTCCGCGCGAACACCACCAAAGAGGGCATCGAGACCATCGGCGGCAAAATCAGCACCAGCCTGGCGGACCTCTCCCTGCCCAGGGGCTATTCATGGCGCCTCGGGGACCGGTGGGAGCGATTGGAAGAAGATACGGCCGCCATGGTGACCGCGATCCTTCTCGCGCTCGTTGCCGTGCTGTTGCTCCTGGGGTCCCTGTTCGAGTCCTATATCGATCCCCTGATCATCATCCTCGTATCCATCCCCTTCGCCTACTTCGGGTGCTACTGGATGCTATGGGCTACCGGTACCAACATGTCGGTACTCGCCATGATCGGCATCGTGATCCTGATCGGGGTCGTGGTCAACAACGCCATCGTCTTCATCGACCACATCAAGCACCTGGAGCGGGAAGGCCGCCTGAAGGGCCGGGAACTGATCATCCAGGCCGGTCGCGACCGCCTGCGGCCGATCCTGATGACGGCGTTCACCACCATGCTCGGCCTGCTGCCCATGGCGATCGGAACCGCCACCCTCGGCGACCAGCCCTACTACCCCATGGGCCGGTCGGTCATGGGCGGGTTGATCTTCTCCACCATCGGCGCCATGATCGCGCTGCCCCTGGTCTACAGCGCCTTCGAAGACCTGCGAAACTGGTGGGGAGGAATCGTGGCGAGGATCAAGCGGCCGGTCTGA
- a CDS encoding phytanoyl-CoA dioxygenase family protein has product MIRTGHPAEKPERSMLSGGQIVHFHTFGFLVIRQAFARDEVDALIQEAATACTQKLGRDIGEEEWFWDGEFVESRPELTRLVEDDRIYLPVTELLGDDLIWIGSEGMWGIDPELADHTWHFDGHKTSRLLDYTRTKVMLYLDRQTKDTGALRVIPGSHRDPLHQALLPLQDAHLGGDPSPFGVDGPRIPGCAIETEPGDIVLFNQWLYHAVYGKAGKRRVIVFKFGPRPRTGAHRDMLLEGVPQGFRPHPSFLETERPRLRRLAAGIEAVGRKAE; this is encoded by the coding sequence GTGATCCGGACCGGTCATCCCGCTGAAAAACCGGAGCGCTCCATGCTGTCCGGCGGCCAGATCGTACATTTTCACACTTTTGGTTTCCTGGTCATTCGACAGGCGTTTGCCAGGGACGAAGTAGACGCGCTGATCCAGGAGGCCGCCACGGCGTGCACGCAGAAGCTCGGCCGCGACATCGGCGAAGAGGAATGGTTCTGGGACGGGGAGTTCGTGGAGTCGCGCCCCGAATTGACGCGGCTCGTGGAAGACGACCGGATTTACCTGCCTGTGACGGAACTCCTGGGCGACGACCTCATCTGGATCGGTTCGGAGGGGATGTGGGGAATCGACCCTGAGCTGGCCGACCACACCTGGCATTTCGACGGCCACAAGACGTCACGGTTACTCGACTATACCCGGACCAAGGTCATGCTGTACCTCGATCGGCAGACGAAGGATACGGGCGCGCTGCGGGTCATCCCCGGTTCCCACCGGGATCCCTTGCATCAGGCGCTCCTGCCCCTCCAGGACGCTCACCTGGGCGGCGATCCCAGCCCTTTCGGCGTCGACGGCCCCCGGATCCCCGGCTGCGCTATCGAAACCGAACCCGGCGATATCGTCCTGTTCAACCAGTGGCTTTACCATGCGGTTTACGGCAAGGCGGGTAAACGGCGGGTCATCGTCTTCAAGTTCGGCCCCCGTCCGCGCACTGGCGCTCACAGGGACATGCTGCTTGAAGGCGTGCCGCAGGGGTTCAGGCCCCATCCGTCGTTCCTGGAAACCGAACGTCCCCGTTTACGGCGACTGGCCGCGGGTATAGAAGCGGTCGGCAGGAAAGCCGAATAG
- a CDS encoding phytanoyl-CoA dioxygenase family protein has protein sequence MTPVPTDYDLDLKVAELRISGFTLFEDLVAPEKIDRIRAAFMPRLDRLRARESNEVHPEERGEVRTGKGRQQFVNRYTMHVPWEPPFSDPEIYEHPVVLAFLERYWGVDDFHITCYHSNNPYPGSEYQPWHRDIHLITPHIGLPVCPHFGIKFPLVDTSEENGSFEVMPGTQYLADPNMEKSYDDVLLRGDFPPAHRLNLKKGTFWVQDPRALHRGTPNRSNHARAELVICYSRPWFRTSTIEMTEAEYGKLSDRGRALLSRSRIVAA, from the coding sequence ATGACGCCTGTGCCAACAGACTACGACCTCGACCTGAAGGTGGCGGAACTCAGGATCAGCGGGTTCACGCTCTTCGAGGACCTCGTCGCGCCGGAGAAGATCGACCGCATACGGGCGGCTTTCATGCCGCGGCTCGACCGGCTCAGGGCCCGCGAGTCGAATGAGGTCCACCCGGAGGAGCGGGGCGAGGTGAGGACGGGCAAGGGACGGCAGCAGTTCGTCAATCGCTATACCATGCACGTTCCCTGGGAACCGCCTTTCTCCGATCCGGAGATCTACGAGCACCCCGTGGTGCTGGCTTTCCTGGAACGATACTGGGGCGTCGACGATTTCCACATCACCTGCTACCACTCCAACAATCCCTATCCGGGCAGCGAGTACCAGCCCTGGCACCGGGACATTCACCTGATTACGCCACATATCGGCCTGCCGGTCTGCCCTCATTTCGGCATCAAGTTCCCCCTGGTGGACACCAGTGAAGAGAACGGCAGCTTCGAAGTCATGCCGGGCACGCAATACCTGGCGGACCCCAACATGGAGAAATCCTACGATGACGTGCTGCTGCGGGGGGATTTCCCGCCCGCCCACCGGCTGAACCTGAAGAAGGGCACCTTTTGGGTGCAGGACCCGAGGGCCCTTCACCGGGGCACGCCGAACCGGTCGAACCATGCCCGGGCGGAGCTGGTCATCTGCTATTCGAGACCGTGGTTCCGCACGTCCACTATCGAGATGACGGAAGCGGAATATGGGAAACTTTCGGACCGCGGCAGGGCATTGCTGTCACGCAGCAGGATCGTGGCGGCGTGA
- a CDS encoding efflux RND transporter permease subunit: protein MNIVDFAIRKPVTITMLVLAALIFGYVSFQRLAVNLLPDISYPSLTVRTEYEGAAPQEIENLISRRIEEDVGVVTGLVEVSSISRAGVSDVVLEFDWDTDMNLAIMDVRERVDRVFLPQDAERPILLRYNPELDPIMRLGLSGDDLIMLRNLADWEIRRQLETVPGVASVRIKGGLVEEIQVEINEAQLTRLGLTFGQINQRLAAENINQAGGQLQEGDEALIVRAVNEFQTVEEIGEIIISSRGEVPVRLHDVATVRRHFKERKTLTRINGRESVEIALFKEADANTVTVARAIRERLGDVETGDAEPTEDAEPVVADGAEDEATEESEETAAAGAESTGAGPGAAVMGIEANTIVSTLPEGVTLHLVSDQSRFIENAIDEVIKTAQWGGVLAILVLFLFLRNLRSTLIVGVAIPVSVLITFILMFFSQTTLNIMSLGGLALGIGMLVDNAIVVLESIFRCREEGDSMVEAARRGASEVGMAVTASTLTTIAVFFPIVFIEGIAGQIFTDQALTVTFALLASLAVALTFIPMMASREGSLGERAGRGLWVQSAFGDFRRTAAEERGGTIRWFAGRLGSDSANWFVNTFPGLRWFGEIAQHFRQKGGDRAPGAARWILFFPLYLVGRILLLAVHWLWGSVRQYRSPDVRPPKNRWLRAVAWAPRWILVFLTRLILPVYRLVRFLVGSLFKILFTIVPNLLLVALVPAWFLLRGVFWVLGKVAQPILYVFTKGLEGLQSAYVSFLTRALNQRFVTLLVVAAIVGTTMVLIPRLGTELIPEMEQGEFAVDLILPTGTPLEETDETATMIESLIREDADIRQVYVVVGATESSGSLMDEERENVARVGVMLDAEAIRTRGSDPVMDRLRQRLADIPDARVEFVRPALFSFKAPLEVEIRGYNLKDLRGVSGEVVDVLDGLEGLRDVRSLMEAGYPEAVIVFDRDRMAALGVDIGQAADAIRNKVRGSVATRFSAGERKIDILVRAREEDRRQIAQLKAMAVNAGERSNTGQNERTNRNEEGEESAFRPSNQASSSRAQEGGPIQLGAVALVQLDEGPSEIRRIDQQRVALVTANLTGIDLGSVAGDMQERLAGMRLPDDFSIDIGGQYREMTIASRSMLLAIAMAVFLVYLVMASQFESLLHPFIIMISFLLALSGVLLTLYLLDIAISVIVLIGIIMLAGIVVNNAIVLVDYINQLRRRGIERIEAVITAGRVRLRPILMTSATTILGLLPLALGLGEGAEIRTPLAVTVIAGLIASTFLTLIVIPVIYSLVDRDQHSAPAEAAPPVGPVPAGPVPEGPVQS, encoded by the coding sequence ATGAACATCGTTGATTTCGCCATTCGCAAGCCCGTCACCATCACGATGCTGGTACTGGCTGCGCTGATTTTCGGATACGTGTCCTTCCAGCGTCTGGCGGTCAATCTCCTTCCGGACATCTCCTACCCTTCCCTCACGGTGCGCACGGAGTACGAAGGCGCCGCTCCCCAGGAAATCGAAAACCTCATATCCCGCAGGATCGAAGAGGACGTGGGGGTCGTTACCGGCCTGGTGGAAGTCAGTTCCATCTCCCGGGCGGGCGTCTCCGACGTGGTGCTCGAGTTTGATTGGGACACGGACATGAACCTGGCCATTATGGACGTGCGGGAACGGGTGGACCGCGTATTCCTGCCCCAGGACGCCGAGCGTCCCATCCTCCTGCGGTACAACCCGGAGCTCGATCCCATCATGCGCCTGGGGTTGTCCGGGGACGACCTGATCATGCTGCGGAACCTGGCGGACTGGGAGATCAGGCGGCAGCTCGAAACGGTGCCGGGCGTCGCGTCAGTCCGTATCAAGGGTGGGCTGGTAGAAGAAATCCAGGTTGAGATCAACGAAGCGCAATTGACCCGGCTGGGACTTACCTTCGGCCAGATCAACCAGCGTCTCGCCGCGGAGAACATCAACCAGGCCGGGGGGCAGCTTCAGGAAGGCGACGAAGCGCTGATCGTACGGGCGGTCAACGAGTTCCAGACCGTCGAGGAGATCGGCGAGATCATCATCTCCAGCCGGGGCGAGGTACCCGTGCGCCTCCACGACGTGGCCACGGTCCGGCGGCATTTCAAGGAAAGGAAGACGCTTACGCGGATCAACGGCCGCGAAAGCGTGGAAATCGCCCTGTTCAAGGAAGCGGATGCCAACACGGTGACGGTCGCCCGGGCAATCCGGGAACGGCTGGGTGATGTGGAGACAGGGGACGCTGAACCAACGGAGGATGCGGAACCGGTAGTTGCCGACGGAGCGGAAGACGAAGCAACCGAGGAGTCGGAAGAGACAGCCGCGGCCGGCGCGGAATCAACGGGCGCCGGACCCGGTGCCGCCGTGATGGGCATCGAGGCGAACACCATCGTTTCGACGCTGCCCGAAGGGGTGACCCTGCACCTCGTGTCGGACCAGTCCCGCTTCATCGAAAACGCCATCGACGAAGTCATCAAGACGGCCCAGTGGGGCGGCGTGCTGGCGATCCTCGTCCTCTTCCTCTTCCTGCGCAACCTCCGCAGCACGCTCATCGTCGGCGTGGCCATCCCGGTGTCCGTACTGATCACCTTCATCCTGATGTTCTTCAGCCAGACCACGCTCAACATCATGTCCCTCGGCGGCCTGGCCCTGGGCATCGGCATGCTGGTGGACAACGCCATCGTCGTGCTGGAGAGTATCTTCCGCTGCCGGGAGGAAGGCGACAGCATGGTGGAAGCCGCCCGCCGAGGCGCGTCGGAAGTGGGGATGGCGGTGACCGCTTCGACCCTGACCACGATCGCCGTGTTCTTTCCCATCGTATTCATCGAAGGCATCGCTGGCCAGATTTTCACCGACCAGGCCCTGACCGTCACATTCGCCCTCCTGGCGTCCCTGGCCGTGGCCCTGACCTTCATTCCCATGATGGCTTCGCGGGAAGGCAGCCTGGGCGAAAGGGCGGGGCGGGGCCTCTGGGTACAGTCGGCCTTCGGAGATTTCAGGCGGACGGCCGCGGAGGAGCGCGGTGGGACGATCCGATGGTTTGCCGGCAGGCTGGGCAGCGATTCGGCGAACTGGTTCGTGAACACCTTCCCGGGCCTGCGCTGGTTCGGTGAGATCGCTCAGCATTTCCGGCAGAAGGGTGGCGATCGGGCCCCAGGTGCGGCCCGCTGGATCCTGTTCTTTCCCTTATACCTTGTCGGCAGGATCCTCCTGTTGGCAGTCCACTGGCTATGGGGCAGCGTCAGGCAGTACCGCAGCCCGGATGTTCGGCCTCCCAAGAACCGGTGGCTGCGTGCGGTCGCGTGGGCTCCGCGCTGGATCCTCGTCTTCCTCACCCGGCTGATCCTGCCCGTCTACCGGCTTGTCCGGTTCCTGGTGGGCAGCCTGTTCAAGATCCTGTTTACGATCGTCCCCAACCTGCTTCTCGTGGCCCTCGTACCCGCGTGGTTTCTCCTGCGCGGGGTCTTCTGGGTGCTGGGCAAGGTGGCTCAACCGATCCTTTACGTTTTCACCAAGGGGCTTGAAGGCCTTCAGTCGGCCTACGTGTCCTTCCTCACCAGGGCGCTCAACCAGCGCTTTGTCACGTTGCTCGTGGTCGCGGCGATCGTAGGGACGACCATGGTACTCATTCCCCGCCTCGGCACCGAGCTGATCCCGGAAATGGAGCAGGGCGAGTTCGCGGTGGACCTCATCCTGCCCACCGGCACGCCGCTGGAGGAAACGGACGAAACCGCGACGATGATCGAATCGCTGATCCGGGAGGATGCGGACATCAGGCAGGTATACGTCGTGGTGGGCGCGACAGAGTCCAGCGGTTCGCTCATGGATGAAGAACGCGAGAACGTGGCCCGCGTCGGGGTCATGCTCGACGCGGAAGCTATTCGGACACGAGGCAGCGATCCCGTCATGGACCGTCTGCGGCAACGCCTGGCCGATATACCGGACGCCCGGGTCGAATTCGTCCGGCCGGCGCTGTTCAGCTTCAAGGCTCCGCTGGAGGTCGAGATCCGGGGATACAACCTCAAGGACCTCCGCGGCGTCAGCGGCGAGGTGGTCGACGTCCTCGACGGACTGGAAGGCCTGAGGGACGTGCGGTCCCTGATGGAGGCGGGCTACCCCGAAGCCGTGATCGTATTCGACCGCGACCGGATGGCGGCCCTCGGAGTGGACATCGGGCAGGCCGCGGACGCGATCCGGAACAAGGTCCGCGGCAGCGTGGCCACCCGGTTCTCGGCGGGAGAACGCAAGATCGACATCCTGGTGCGGGCAAGGGAAGAAGACCGGAGGCAGATCGCCCAGTTGAAGGCCATGGCCGTAAACGCGGGCGAACGGAGTAACACCGGGCAGAATGAACGTACGAACCGCAACGAAGAAGGGGAGGAGTCGGCATTCCGACCGAGCAATCAGGCTTCTTCATCCCGCGCGCAGGAAGGCGGTCCTATCCAGCTCGGCGCCGTGGCCCTGGTCCAGCTGGACGAAGGCCCCAGCGAGATCCGGCGCATCGACCAGCAGCGCGTGGCCCTGGTGACGGCGAATCTGACCGGCATCGACCTGGGAAGCGTGGCCGGCGACATGCAGGAGAGGCTTGCCGGAATGCGTCTTCCCGACGACTTCAGCATCGACATCGGCGGCCAGTACCGGGAGATGACCATCGCTTCGCGCAGCATGCTGCTGGCCATCGCCATGGCCGTATTCCTGGTCTACCTGGTCATGGCTTCGCAGTTCGAGTCGCTGCTCCATCCCTTCATCATCATGATCTCCTTTCTGCTTGCCCTCTCGGGTGTTTTGCTTACCCTTTATCTACTGGACATCGCGATCAGCGTGATCGTCCTGATCGGCATCATCATGCTGGCCGGGATCGTGGTGAACAACGCCATCGTGCTGGTGGACTATATCAACCAGTTGCGGCGCCGCGGCATCGAGCGGATCGAGGCGGTCATCACCGCGGGCCGGGTAAGGCTTCGCCCCATACTCATGACTTCGGCCACGACGATCCTGGGACTGCTTCCGCTCGCGCTGGGACTGGGCGAAGGCGCCGAGATCCGCACGCCCCTGGCCGTTACCGTGATCGCCGGACTGATCGCTTCGACCTTCCTGACCCTCATCGTGATCCCGGTGATCTACTCGCTGGTGGACCGGGATCAGCACAGCGCTCCCGCAGAGGCTGCGCCACCGGTGGGTCCCGTCCCGGCAGGCCCTGTCCCGGAGGGTCCCGTCCAGTCATGA